Part of the Flavobacterium alkalisoli genome is shown below.
GGAAGAGTAGTTGGTACCGTAAAAGTTTCAATACCGTCATTTGGTGTATTTTCAATAAACATCTCAAATGTCTGTCCACCATCAGTAGAAAGAAGTATATCAACATTTGTAGTAAACATAGGAGTCTGGTCAGTTCCTGCAACATCCCATGTTATTGTTTCAGTTGTATTAGTTTGCCAAACCTCAGTAAATCCATGCTGAGAAGTTACAGCAAAAGGCCCTATGTCACCTAAAACAACAATCTGTTTATTAATCCTCGCTGTTTGTCCACCATTTGGAACCGCATTATCCCTTACAGTAAGAGCAAAGTTAAGCGTTCTTCCCACGATAGGGATAACCTGCCATTGAGGAGAAAGATTATTATCTAAAACATCTTCAAGAGGAGGGAAATATCTTTCCGGAACATCAACCGGGCTTAAAGACCTGAACATTGGAGCATCATTGGATAAAGGCGATGGAGACCCAACCACAATAGAACCATTTGCATCGGTCTCTTCCCAACAGTAGGTAAGTGCATCACCATCAGCATCAGTAGCAGTAGCCGTCAAAACAAATGCTGTTGCCCTAGGTATATATGTACCCCCCTGAAAACCTATTTCAGGAGCAGCATTATTATTATCTGTCTCTTCTGCACAGTTTATTGAGCTTATAAAAGAAAATACTTCTCCTATACTTACTGCATGAAAATATGCATCAGAATTTTCCTGTACGTCGGCATTTGCACAAATACCGGCATAACCCATAATAGTAGTACCACTACCTGGCTCTACTGCTGTTTGAGCACTACGGTTTCCGTTACAAGAACCCGAATTTCCTCCACTTGCATTAAAAGTATGTCTTGCCGAAAACTGGTGACCCATTTCGTGGCAAACATAATCTACATCATAAGAATCTCCTACAGGATTAGAGCTACCGGTTACACCTCTCGCTTTACTGTTACTGCAAACACAACCTAATTGTGCTATACCTCCACCACCGGTACTTACTACGTGGCCAATATCATAATTTGAAAAACCAATATTCCCATCAATAACACTTTGCACCTCACTTAACAAAGTACTTCCATTTTCGTTAGAAAAAGGATTAGAACCTGAAGTAACAAAAATTACACTCTCATTATTAGGTATAATTTCCATAGTTATGGCAAAATCTTTTTCATAAATACCATTAACTCTTGTCATGGTAACATTCATAGCCGCTAAAACAGCAGCCTTTTTCTCAGCTGTTGTACCGCTGGCAGCTCCCGCCGCAGTAAAGTGGTATTGTGCATAAGTGTAAGTACAAGCCATTGCCAGCCTGTAAGTTCTTAAAACACCATCGTTAGACTGAGTATTTTTTACATTAAATTTCTGACCAAACTCAACTGCATCATCCGCTTCAGCTGTTTCACAGTCAAAAGACCTTCCGCCTGTAAGGCTAGATTTTTTATATAAGATATAATTTTGAAGATCCTTAGTATAAGTATCTATATAATAAGTTCCCTTTGTTGAAAAGGTAATTGTATGTAAACCAAAAATAGTGGTGCTGAAACGAATTGTAGATGTAGGGTTATCAATTCCTTTACCAACATAAGATTGTATTTCAGGATGATTTGAAGCAAGATCAGGATGCATTACTGATGCCTCATAAATCCTGAATCTTTCCAGTTGCCCTTCAAGATTAGGAAAAGAGACAATTACCTGAGATTCACCTGAAAAATTCTTTCTTGACGGAGCAGACGAAAGTACGTTTTTCATCGCTTCAAAATTCAGATGGTACAACTGATATTCAACCGGCATATCAGCACGATCTGTTTTTTCATAAGATACTAAACGCTCTTCTGATGTTTCACTCCATAGATTTGATTGAGAATAGCCCCATGCAGACTGCATGATAACTATCAAAATAATTAATAGCTTTTTTGTCATTGTAATAGTAGTATATTTATCATAGCTGACAAATATACTGATTAATGTTACTAAAAATTAGACTTTTAGCCTCAGAAAAATGTTAATTTCTTATTTTCATCGCTAAAAAACTATATTTTAAAATAAAATCTTCATCATTATTATAATATACCCTCTTCTTATTAAATTTGCTTTATCATAACTCTATTAGCCTTTGAAAATCTTCAATTCAATACAGGAATTTAATACCGATGTACGAACCATTGTAACACTGGGCACTTTTGACGGTGTGCATAAGGGTCATAAAAGCATCCTGGAAAAAATAACCTCGAGCAGTAAAAAAGCGGGATGCGAAAATGTATTACTCACATTTTTTCCTCACCCGCGTATGGTGCTTCAGCAAAACACTGATATCAAGTTACTAAACACCATAAAAGAAAAGGCAATGTTACTGGAAGAGTATGGTATAGATAATCTGATTATCCACCCGTTTGACCATTCTTTTTCACGCCTAACTGCCGAAGAATTTGTAAAAGTCATCCTGGTTGATAAACTTAAAGTGCAAAAGATAATAATTGGCTATGATCATAGATTTGGACGTAACAGGACTGCCAATATAGATGATCTTATTATTTTTGGAAAAGACTACAATTTTGAGGTAGAACAAATATCGGCTCTTGAGATAAACGAAGTATCGGTAAGTTCAACCAAAATAAGAAATGCCTTAAATGCCGGTTATCTGGAAACTGCAAACAGGTATTTAGGGTATCCTTACTTTTTAACGGGAACTGTAGTAAAAGGTAAACAACTTGGCAGAACCATAGGTTTCCCAACAGCAAACATACATATAACCGAAAGTTATAAGCTTATACCCATAAAAGGTGTTTATGTTGTTTCTTCTGAAATTAAAGGACAAAAAGTTTTCGGGATGATGAATATAGGCAATAATCCTACCGTAGGAGGCGTTGCAGAGTCTATAGAAGTACACTTCTTTAATTTTAATGCTGATATATATGATTCTGAAATAAGGGTCAACATACACTACAGGATACGTGACGAAATCAAATTCCCCAGTGTAAACCACCTGAAAGATCAGCTTATGGAAGACCAGAAAATATCACTGGAATATATTTCTCAAAAACTGTCATGAAAAATTACCTTTTCCGGCAAATAGACAATGCCCCTCTTATTGTTTTCAGGATATTCTTCGGGTTCCTGCTCGCCTGCGAAACCTTTGGTGCTATCTTAACCGGATGGGTAAAAGAAAATTTTATAGATGTAGAATTTACATTTTCACATATTGGGCTTGACTGGTTACAGCCTCTGCCGGGAATAGGAATGTATTTTTACTTTTGCCTTATGGGTGTTTTAGGCCTATTGGTTATGGCAGGCTATAAATACAGATGGACATTAGGTGCCTACACCCTACTTTGGGCCGGTGTGTATTTTATGCAAAAAACATCTTACAACAACCATTACTACCTTCTTTTACTGGTTTGTATAATAATGTGGTTTTTGCCGGCCAATACTTATGCCTCGCTAGACGCTAAACAAAAATCTTCTGTCAAAAGCCTTACAATGCCAGCATGGTGTTCGTGGGTTATGATAACTCAGGTAACCATAGTATACTTTTTTGCTACTATAGCAAAATTCTACCCCGGATGGCTTGACGGAACGTTTACTAAAAACCTGCTGGATCGTTCGGTTACAATTCCTGTACTACATGATATTTTTACCCAAAAATGGTTCTACCTTTTTATTGCCTATGCAGGTATAGCATTCGATTTGCTTGTAGTGCCATTGCTCCTGTTTAAAAAAACCAGGACCTGGGCTTTTATCGCTTCACTAATATTCCACCTTTTCAACTCCATAACATTACAAATAGGGATATTTCCGTTTTTTGCCTTAAGTTTTGTAGTATTCTTTTATCCTCCGGAAAAAATAAGAAGCATTTTCTTTAAAAAGAAACCTGTTATTACTGAGGAAATCGCACTAAAAGGCAGTCCTTATAAAACAACACTGTATTATTTTTTTATACCTTATTTAATAGTACAGCTAGCTTTACCGCTAAGGCATCATTTGATAAAAGGCGATGTATTTTGGACTGAAGAGGGCCACCGCCTTAGCTGGCGAATGATGCTTCGCACCCGTAACGGATATACAACCTACAAGGTAGTTGACAAAAAAACAGGTAAACCTATACCTTACAATGTACATACAAAAATGACCCGTAAGCAATATAACAGTATGTGCACTAAACCTGATATGATATGGCAATTTGCCCAACGTATTAAAAAAGAACAGGCACAAAAAGGGATTGACGTAGCTATTTATGCACAAACTGAAGCTGCAGTAAACGGAGCTCCTCTCAAAAAACTTATCAACTCTACAGTAGATTTGGGCGAGGCAGAGTGGCATTATTTCTCCCATTCACCATGGATAATACTCTATGAAGACATGGAATCCGTTCAAAAACAACCTTAATCCTCAATTATAAGAGTCATACTTCTTGTATTAAAATTTTATTAATTCTCTTACTTTTTTGCCTTTTTATAGCTAAATTTCGGAATAAATCGCAATAGACTTTGACTAGCATACTTCCCTCAAAAAGGAGTAATAACAGCCAAAAAAACTGTAACATAATTTATTAACGAATAAAACACAGCAGCTATGAAAGTTTCGAGGATAATAATTAACGGAATCATTATTTTTATCGGTATTGCACTATTTTTCCTTTTAATGGAAATGTTTGGCTTAGGAGATAAGATTTACCTAAGGCTTGTAAATTTTGTATTTGTAATATATGGTGTAAACCGAACTATTAAGCAGGATTATGCCGATCATATTGACGGATATTTTACTAACTTAAGTTCTGCCTTCTTCACGGCATTTACCAGTCTTGTAATAAGCATATTTGCTTTTATTGCGTATGCAGAATATAAAGGAGGTGAAGAGTACATACATACCTTTGCAGAAAACTATATTTTTGGAGGTACACCATCGCTTTACCAGTTTTGTATGGGCTTGTTTATAGAAGGTCTTGCGGCTAGTGCTATAGTATCATTCACATTAATGCAGTTTTGGAAAGATAAGGTTGAAAAAATCAATAAGGTAGACGACCTTAATCATAACTAAGCAAAGTTTAAAGTGTTTTTTCGGTTGTTAAAACGGAATTTGCTACTTTTGAGCCAACTTTAAAATTCCGTTATGAATACAATGAGACACGACTGGACTAAGGAAGAAATAATAGCATTATATAATAAACCGCTTATGGACCTGCTTTATGAAGCAGCGTCAGTTCACAGACAATACCATGACCCTAATATAGTACAGGTATCTACCCTGCTTTCCATTAAAACAGGAGGATGCCCTGAAGACTGCGGATATTGCCCTCAGGCTGCCCGTTACCATACTGATATAGAAGGCAACGACCTAATGAGTGTACAGCAGGTAAAAGCACAGGCACTGCGCGCTAAATCAAGCGGATCTTCAAGAGTATGTATGGGTGCTGCATGGAGAAACGTAAAAGACGGACCTGAATTTGATCAGGTACTGGAAATGGTAAGAACCATAAACAAACTTGATATGGAAGTTTGTTGTACACTGGGTATGATTACCGAAAATCAGGCTAAGCGCCTTGCCGAAGCCGGTTTATATGCTTACAACCACAACCTTGACACATCCGAAGAATATTACAAAGAAGTAATTTCCACACGTGGTTATGAAGACAGGCTACAAACAATAGACAATGTTAGAAAAACTAACGTTACTGTTTGTAGTGGCGGTATTATAGGAATGGGCGAAAGCGTAGAAGACAGGGCTGGTATGCTTGTAGCACTTGCTTCATTAAGTCCGCAACCTGAATCAGTTCCAATCAACGCACTTGTAGCTGTAGAAGGTACACCAATGGAGAATGAAAAACCTGTAGAGATATGGGAAATGATAAGAATGGTAGCTACTACCAGAATCGTTATGCCACAAACTCAGGTAAGACTTTCTGCCGGTAGAACCCAAATGTCGAGAGAAGGACAGGCCATGTGTTTCTTTGCAGGAGCTAACTCAATCTTTGCAGGAGACAAACTGCTTACAACCCCTAACCCGGATGTAAACGAAGACATGAAGATGTTTGAAATGCTTGGACTTATCCCGCAAAAGCCTTTCACTAAAAAATCACAGCCTCAAACTGTGGAAGCTCACGATTCAGAATATGCCCCTCTTGGCGAAAAACCAAAATGGACGCGCCCTGGTCACTCAATTGAACGTAACCTTAAAGCTTCAGGTAAAGCTTAAAAAATACAACTACATATAGTAAAGCTTTTCTCAAATTGGGAAAAGCTTTTTTATTTGCATTAAATTATAGTTTATATTTGGATTGATTAAATCCATCCCTTTTCTTCCGTGCACAAAAAAAGCCTTCAAATAGTATTCTCCTTTTTAATTGCGTTGTTTTTTATATCAACCGCAAGGGCAAATACTATACAACATTGTGATTCACTTATCAAAAAAGGTGTGGAATATATGTGGAAGAAAGAACATGTAAAGTCACTCGAACTACTTACACAGGCAAGAAACCTTGCCGAAAAGAACCACTGGTATGAGCAGGCTTTTTTAGCCACAAATAACATTGGCGCTAATTACTTTACCATGTTGGACTATGGCGAGGCCCTTAATTATTATCTGGAAAGTTATACCATTGCAGTAAAGGAACTGGACCCACAGCATGAAATGGTTGTTTTAAACAACATCGCCATTATATACACTAAAGAGAATAACTTTGAAAAGGCAGAGGAATACTTTAAAAAAGCCTATGAAATAGCCATAGAAAACAAGGACAAGATAAAGATTGGACTTTATGCCATGAATTTGGGTGGTGTAGCCAATGAAACAAACAGGCCCGAAGAAGCAAAAAAATACATTATAGAAGCAATCCCTTTACTGAAAGCCGATCCAAACCTTTATGTATTAGCCCAGATAACAATGGCAGAGAATGATTTGCTAACAGGCCATACAACGCAGGCAAGGGAGAAAGCCCTTAATCTGTATGCTACCTCAAAAAACCTTGACTTTAACGACATAGGTATTTCACTTTTGTTCATAATCACAAAAAGCTACCTGGCAGAAGGGAAGTATGACGAGGCTGCCGTTTCGGGGAAAAATATATTGGCAGAAAATCCTAATACCGAGACAAAAAAAACAACCTATGAGCTTCTATCAAAAATTTACTCTAAGCTAAAGCTTTACGATAAGGCATTACAGTATAAAGACTCTGTTTTATCGGCAGAAACAGAACTTAACGATATAAAAAACGGAAAGCTTTTAGAAACCAACAAGGTAAAATTTGAGATACAGAACTACAGGAATGAAATTGCCATAAATGAAGAAAAACTAAAAACCGAAAGAAAAACTTTCTATACCATTATAGCTGCGATAATGGCAGTAGTAACCATAATAATATTACTATTACGCAACCTGTCGGTTAAGCTAAAACAGAAAAAACTGATTGCCGAACAAAAGGAACAGGCTATTGCCCTGGAACTGGAAAAGGAAAAAAATGAAAACCTTGTACTGGAAAAACAGATAAGGGAAAAAGAAAATAAGGCCAAACTGGAACAGGAGCGTCTTAAAAATGAAATTGAATCGCGCAACAGAAAGCTTACGGCTAAGGCTCTTTATTTATCCGGCAGAAATGTGCTTATAGAAGATATTCTTACCAGCCTGTCTAAAATACCCGAACTATCAAAAAACAGTTCGCTTACTAAACACATAAAAACGCTTAGGGAACACCTTAAGTCAGATGATGAATGGGAAAATTTCATTACCCATTTTGAGGAAGTAAATCAGGGATATATAACACGTCTTAAAACAGTACACCCCTCACTAACTTCAAACGACATAAGGTTTATTTGCTATCTATACATGAACCTTACCTCAAAAGAAATAGCATCTATGCTAAACATTACTCTTGAGGCCTGCAGAAAAAGAAAAGAAAGGATTGCAACCAAGCTGGAACTTTCTGACAGCTCTCAGCTTTATGACTACTTATATACTATATAACAGCATTTTAAGCCAATCATCACAACAAAATTTAGTCGTTTTGTTAAATAAATAACACCTTAAACAATGTAAGCTGTTAAAATGTTGATATTTATAGCCAATACTGTACGAATATCGCAAAAATGTCTATCTTTAACGCGTTTGAAAGCAAATTTAGGCTATCATTTGCTTAAGTGAAGGCAGGCAGATTTAAGCTAAGATTTCAAATACCAAATAGAACTAACTCGGGTTAACCCCCCATTACATAACCATAGAAACCTATTTTTTATGAAGAAAATCTACTTGGCTGCCCTTGTGGCATTGTGTGGCCTTGCCGATGTTTCTGCACAGCAGGACCCGCACTATACGCAGTACATGTATAACATGAACGTGATCAACCCTGCCTATGCGGGCTCGAAGGAGAACTTGTCCTTTGGGTTATTGTACCGCAAACAGTGGGTTGACATCCAGGATTCCCCAACCACGGCAACCTTCTCAGGGCACAGTCCTGTTGGTAAGAATGTGGGATTGGGCCTATCGGTTATCAACGACCAGATTGGTCCTGTAAAGGAGACCAACACCTATGCGGACTTCTCCTACACCCTTAACTTAGGGGGAGAGCACCGCCTTGCCCTTGGCCTTAAGGCCGGAGCAACGTTCCACGATGTGGGGCTTTACAGTGATATCGGTAACGGATATGTACCGGCGCCGGGCGACCCTGCCTTCAGTGAGAACGTTAACAACACCTATTTCAACATAGGTGCAGGATTCTTCTACTACACCCAGAAGTACTATGTGGCCTTCTCGGTACCGAACATGCTTAAGAGCAAGCACCTTGACCTTACCCAAAGCGGAACTGACCTTCAGTTCGGATCGGAAGTTCAGCACTACTTCCTAACGGGGGGTTACGTATTCCAGTTATCGGATAACGTAAAGCTAAAACCCTCTTTCATGTTAAAATCAGCCTTCAACGTATCGCCTTCTATAGACGGTTCACTGAATGCGCTGTTCTTTGAGCGCTTTGAGATCGGGGCCACCTACAGGCTTGATGACTCTTTTGGTGGTATGGTCAACTACAGGATTACCCCTAACCTTAGGCTGGGTTATGCCTATGACCATATTGTTTCCGACCTTAACATCACTACCCCAGCCTCGCATGAGGTAATGCTGTTATTCGACCTGAACTTCCCTAAGAAAGTATCACGTTCACCACGTTATTTCTAACCTAAAAGCGACCAAGAAAAATGAAGAACCTATATATCAGTTTAAGTTTTATGCTGGCAGCACAGTTTGCCATGGCACAAAATAAGGAGACAGAAAAAGCAGATAAATTATACAGCCGTTTTGAATACATAGACGCGGCTCAGGAATATCTAAAACTTTCGGGTAAAAAAGACCCTTATGTTTACAGACAGCTTGCCGAGAGCTACTACAACATGTTTAATAGTAAAGAAGCTATTAAATGGTATGAAAAGGCTGTTAAAAGCAAACAGGATGCTGAGATTTATTACCACTATGCCCAGATGCTTAAGGCCGAAGGCAGGTATGAGGAAGCCAACGCGCAGATGATGACCTTTTCTAAAATGGTTCCTAATGATCAAAGGGCAATTATTTTCATGAAAGATCCTGATTACTTACCAAAACTAAAAAGCCAAACCAAGCTTTTTGACGAGAAGTATCTGGATATAAGTGATAAAAAATACACCGACTTTGGCGCTGTATTAAACGACGACAACACATTTTACTTTACAAGTACCCGAAATACAGAGCGCAGGACTTATGGAAGGAACGAGGAACCTTATCTTGACCTGTATGTAGCTACTTATCAGGGTGACGGAAAATTCAGCAAACCTACACCTGTAAGTGAAATAAACAGTAAATGGCATGATGGCCCGGCAGCAGTAACAGCAGATGGTAACACCATGTACTTTGCCAGCGAAAGCTTTAAAGAAGGTAAGTTTGAGAAAGACAAAGGACAGCAAACAGGATTATTATACCTGTTTAAAGCCACTAAAGAAAACGGGAAATGGGGTAATGTTCAGGCATTACCAGTAAACGATAAGCGTTGGTCTTCGGCTAACCCATCTATCTCTGCAGACGGTAAAACTTTATATTTCTCATCAAACAGACAGGGGTCATTAGGTGAAACCGATATCTGGAAAGTAGAGATTAAAGGTGATAACTCTTATGGTAAACCAGAAAATCTGGGACCAAAAGTTAATACAGAAGGAAGGGAAAGTTTCCCATACATAACTGCCGACAATAAATTATTCTTTGCTTCTGAAGGAAGAAAAGGATTTGGAGGTTATGATGTTTACATGATAGACCTTGCTAATAACGGCGAAGCTATTAACCTTGGTGAACCTATCAATACAGCTAAAGACGACTTTTCATTCAGTTTTAATACAGCTCAAAATGTTGGTTTCTTTGCCAGTAACCGTTTAGGTTCAGACAACTTGTATATGGCTATCCCTATTTGCGGAGTACAGGCTATTGTAACGGTTAGAGATTCTAAAACAGGAAAAGTTATACCGGCAGGAAAAGTTGCAATACTTGACGACAGAAACAATGTAATTGAAACAAGAACTGCTGATGACAACGGTACTGTAAGCTATGAAGTAGATTGTGATACACCATACACTATACAGGCATCTGCCGAGGGCTATAAAACAGAAAACTTCCCTGTTGGTAAAACAAAAGGAGGAAAAGTTAATGTAATGGCCGATCTTGAGCCGCTACAGGATCTTATTGTAGGCGACAGGGTAGTATTAAACGAAATTTACTTTGAATACGACAAGAGCAATATTACTCAGGAAGCAGCTTCAGAGCTTAACAAACTGGTAGATGTTATGAAATCTTACCCTAATATGGTTATTGAGGCTCAGGCACACACTGACAGCAGAGGTAGCGACGAGTACAACCTAAAACTTTCTGACGAAAGAGCTAAGGCTGTAGTACAATATGTTGCTTCGCAGGGAATCTCAAGAGCAAGAATTTCAGGAAAAGGTTATGGCGAATCGCAACCAAAAGTAAATTGTGGTGACAACTGTACAGAAGAACAGCACGCAATAAACAGACGTAATGAATTTGTTATAATTAAGAAGTAAAACGATTAATATAACAACCAATATAAAAGCAGCCCTTCGAGGCTGCTTTTGCATTTATTTAACCTTTTTTTATAACGAATTTACGTAACCGAATTTTACAGTTTGGTAACGCTTTAGTAATTTTGTAACGAATTAACTTTCGCCTTTATCTATGCCTTTACACCTAACAGAAATAGAACGTGTAAAAACCATCTCGAAAGAAGATTTTTACAATAATTATGTAAAAAAGCAAAAACCACTTGTTATAGAGCAGCTAACTCAGGACTGGCCTGCCTACGAAAAATGGAAGCTAAATTATATTAAAGATATTGCAGGAGATAAGACTGTACCCCTATATGACGATCGCCCGGTATCCCACAAAGACGGATTTAACCAGGCACATGCCGAAATGAAAATGGCCGATTATATAGACCTGATGCAATCTAAACCTACAAACTATCGGATATTTCTATATAACCTAATGAAGGAAGTCCCTTCACTCCAAAATGACTTTAAATGGCCTGATTTAGGCATCAGGCTAATAAAGCAACTACCCATGCTGTTTTTTGGAGGGGAAAACTCAAAAGTATTTATCCACTATGATATAGATTACTCTAATATTCTTCATTTCCATTTTCACGGCAAAAAAAGATGCATTCTTTTTGCGCCAAACCAAACCCCTTACCTATATAAGGTTCCGCACGCGTTAATATCAAGAGAAGATATTGATTTTGACAATCCGGACCTTGACAGATGGCCTGCATTAAAACACGCAGAAGGCCTGGTGGCCAATTTAGAACATGGTGAAATGCTTTATATGCCCGAAGGCTATTGGCATTATATGAAATATATAACGCCAGGATTCTCTATGAGCTTAAGGGCGTTGCCAAGAAAATTCAGCAACCTGTCAAAAGCTGTCTATAATATTTTTATAATGAGGCATTTTGATAATATAATGAGACGCTATAAAGGCCAGGCATGGATTGACTATAAAAATGAAGAAGCCGTTAAGCGAACCCATAAAAAACTTAATATAACCCAATAATAAACAGTCCTGTTCGAAAGAATGGGATTTTTTATACCTTTAATAAAAGAGTACGCCCTATGCACAAAACATATACCGTAGAAGAAGCAAAACGAAAACTGGAACATTACTGTTCATATCAGGATCGCTGCCATGATGAAGTTGAGCAGAAACTAAAAGGCATGAACATGATACAGCAGGCGAGCGATGTAATTATTGCCCATCTTATAGAACATAACTTCCTAAACGAAGAACGTTTTGCCAAAAGTTTTGCAAGAGGTAAATTCCGCATTAAAAAATGGGGGCGTATCCGTATTAAAAACGAGCTTAAACTTCGTAATATTTCTAGATATAATCTGGATGCCGCATTAAAGGAAATTCCCGATGATGAGTATTTTTCAGCTTTCGATGAGCTAGCTGAAAAGCAATGGAAAAATATCAGGGAGTCTGATATTCAGAAGAAAAAGAAAAAAATATTTGATTTTTTAATGAGAAAAGGTTTTGAAAGCAATATTATTTATAACAAAATATCAGAATTATGTAAATAATAACTGATTACCCATTTTCTTAAATAAATGTTAAATATTTTTAGTATTTTAGCAGTCCCCACGAATATAAAATAACGTAAAAATCCCCTAGTGCTATGAGAATAAAACTTCTTTTGGCCACCTTGCTACTTACGGCCTTTTGCTACGGACAAGAGTTTAACTTTAATGAAATTAACACAACAGGCAGACAGCTGGTTTTTGCAAAACCCGATAGTGCTGTAGCTTATATTAAGCAGGGCCTTCGTGAAGCAAAAAGAAAAAAAGTTCACGATACTATTATAAGTGATCTTTATAATCTTTATGGCATCCGTGAAATAATGCTGACCGATTTTGACTCGGCAATTCATTATTTTCAAAAATCTGCCGATTATTCAAAAGATTTCAAAAAAAGACAGACCAAACCTCTTATTAATATCGCCTTATGCATAAGGAACAAAGGCGATTATGATGAATCTATAAAACAGTTAAATGTTTTGCTGAAAACCGGCGACCAGTCAGACAAAACAAAGGCAATTATATATGGTGAAATGGCATCAAATTATGCTTTAAAATTTGACAATGACACCGCGATAAAGTATCTCCTTAAAGCCATAGAAGTTCTTAAAAGGCTTAAAAATGATGTGGAAATTTACCCTGTTAAACAAAAACTTGCTAATATTTATCTTACAAAAGGAAATTATAACTTTGGCCTTGACCTTTATAACGAATGTATAGAAGGGTTCAAAAAAAGTGGCGACCTCAAAAATTATTACTATACTCTATTAAACAGAGCAGAATGCCTTATACAGCTTGACAGACTTAGTGAAGCAAAAAATGATTTAAGAATAAGCCTTGAAGGTCTTAAAACCTATAATGATATCGCTGTTATGGGTGTTGCCTATTCTAAAATAGGACATATTGAAGTACGTGAAGGAAATGAGAAACAGGCAATGGAGGATTATCAGCACGCCATAGATAACCTTTTATTGGTCAATTCTCCTTATGTTACCCGAATTGGAATGGAATATATTAACCACCTTAACCGATACGGACAAAAAAATAAATCACTTAAAATAGTCGAACAGGTTACTGCTACAGATTCCTATAAAAATGCCAATATTGAAGATAAAATGTATTTCCTTCAGGCAATGGCAGACACCTATAATTTAACCGGGAACTATAAAAAAGCTGCAGAAAACTATGTAGAAACCGTAAAACTTAAAGACTCCATAGCTATAATGGATAAAGAAAGCGCTTTAAATGAAGTACAGGGAAGACTGCAAAACGAACTTCAGCGTGAAAAGA
Proteins encoded:
- a CDS encoding LuxR C-terminal-related transcriptional regulator, whose amino-acid sequence is MRIKLLLATLLLTAFCYGQEFNFNEINTTGRQLVFAKPDSAVAYIKQGLREAKRKKVHDTIISDLYNLYGIREIMLTDFDSAIHYFQKSADYSKDFKKRQTKPLINIALCIRNKGDYDESIKQLNVLLKTGDQSDKTKAIIYGEMASNYALKFDNDTAIKYLLKAIEVLKRLKNDVEIYPVKQKLANIYLTKGNYNFGLDLYNECIEGFKKSGDLKNYYYTLLNRAECLIQLDRLSEAKNDLRISLEGLKTYNDIAVMGVAYSKIGHIEVREGNEKQAMEDYQHAIDNLLLVNSPYVTRIGMEYINHLNRYGQKNKSLKIVEQVTATDSYKNANIEDKMYFLQAMADTYNLTGNYKKAAENYVETVKLKDSIAIMDKESALNEVQGRLQNELQREKNIALENRNEALEQNAKKNRIIFWASIIISLAIIALILFILRAVRLKSQLQNEELKTIAAEKNLLEQQAQHDKEFFDAQRERIKEKQRELTSSALRMANIQDSINNIIDKCKNNSLTSVNEVRKELQHLVKQKDYWKQFETRFNKVHPEFNTILADKFENLTKNDLEFCSLLKLNLSNKEIASLLQISHESVITKKYRIKKKMNIQEDVEFDKLIMEI